From a single Nicotiana tomentosiformis chromosome 2, ASM39032v3, whole genome shotgun sequence genomic region:
- the LOC104085414 gene encoding proteasome subunit alpha type-3 produces the protein MSSIGTGYDLSVTTFSPDGRVFQIEYAGKAVDNSGTVVGIKCKDGIVLGVEKLIASKMMLPGSNRRIHSVHRHSGMAVAGLAADGRQIVARAKSEATNYESTYGEPISVKELAERVASYVHLCTLYWWLRPFGCGVILGGYDRDGPQLYMVEPSGVSYRYFGAAIGKGRQAAKTEIEKLKLSEMTCRQGVIEVAKIIYGVHDEAKDKAFELEMSWVCDESNRQHQKVPADLLEEAKAAAKAALEEMDAD, from the exons ATGAGCAGCATAGGAACAGGATATGACTTATCGGTGACGACATTCTCCCCGGACGGCAGAGTATTTCAGATCGAATACGCCGGCAAAGCCGTCGATAACAGTGGTACTGTTGTCGGAATCAAATGCAAGGACGGAATCGTTTTG GGAGTTGAGAAGCTGATTGCGTCTAAAATGATGTTGCCGGGATCTAATCGTCGGATTCACTCCGTTCATCGCCATTCTGGCATG GCTGTTGCAGGACTGGCTGCAGATGGGAGGCAAATTGTTGCCCGTGCGAAGTCTGAAGCAACCAACTATGAAAG TACATATGGTGAACCAATTTCGGTGAAAGAGCTTGCAGAACGTGTTGCTAGTTATGTTCATTTATGCACACTTTATTGGTGGCTCAG GCCTTTCGGATGTGGGGTGATCCTTGGAGGCTATGATAGAGATGGACCTCAACTATACATGGTTGAGCCGTCTGGTGTCTCCTAT AGGTACTTTGGTGCTGCTATTGGGAAGGGCAGACAAGCTGCTAAGAC AGAAATTGAAAAGTTGAAGCTCTCTGAAATGACGTGTCGGCAAGGGGTAATTGAGGTAGCCAAAAT AATATACGGAGTACATGATGAGGCAAAGGACAAGGCGTTTGAACTGGAAATGAGTTGGGTGTGTGATGAGTCTAATCGACAGCATCAGAAG GTTCCTGCCGATTTGTTAGAGGAAGCCAAGGCTGCGGCTAAAGCTGCACTTGAAGAGATGGATGCAGATTAG